The Pseudoalteromonas carrageenovora IAM 12662 DNA window CCTTTTACATCCAAATCTATAAAGGTTAAATATAGGCGATCAGCTTTTTCTAAAAACTGTTGATAAATATTTCCACCGCCGATAATCATTACTTCTTCAACGTCACTAACCAGCTTTAATGCAGCCTCTGGCGTAGTTACTGTTTCAATGCCTGGTGCGCTATATTCGTTATTACGCGTAATAATAATATTTCGACGACCCGGTAAAGGACGCCCAATTGACTCAAACGTTTTACGCCCCATGATCACAGGTTTTCCCGTTGTCACTTTTTTAAAGTGCTGTAAATCAGCAGGCAAATGCCATGGCATTTTATTATCGAGGCCAATTACACGATTGTTTGCCATTGCAGCGATCATAGAAATTATCATATTAAATACCTAGTACTTTATTCTTAAACAAAGAAAAAGGAGCATAAGCTCCTTTTTAATAAATTCAGTTTTATTAGCGCTCGTAGACAACTTCTACGTCGTAATCATCTTCATCCCAGTCGTCCCAATCATCATCATTGCCTTTACCTTTGGTGGCTTTTTCATGATAGGTATCCCACTTAAATTCAACTTCTTCATCTTCAACCTGTACAAACTTCTCTTTAGGCATACTATCTAGAAGTGTCATGATGTCGTGAATTAATGGCTGAGTATGTAGCTTATTAATTGCTGAAATATTATAAATATTTTCAGTTTCGCCTAGCTCTTCTGCAATAGCTGTACATAACGCTTGTGCTTCGTCTTCTGGTAATAAGTCAATTTTATTGAATACTAACCAGCGCGGCTTCTCTGCGAGTTTAGGGCTGTATTGGTGTAACTCATTAATAATGGCAAATGCATTATCTACAGGGTTGGAACCGTCCACTGGCATTACATCAATAATATGCAATAGCACGCGACAACGCTCTAAATGCTTTAAGAAACGAATACCTAAGCCAGCACCATCAGATGCCCCTTCAATTAATCCAGGTATATCTGCTATAACAAATGACTTGTTAGCTTCTGGACGCACAACACCTAAATTAGGAATAAGCGTCGTAAATGGATAATCAGCTACTTTAGGGCGTGCTGCAGATACACTACGAATAAACGTAGATTTACCGGCATTTGGCAAGCCAAGTAGGCCTACATCGGCTAATAGTAGTAACTCTAGTTTTAAGTTACGTACTTCACCCGGTGTACCTAATGTTTTTTGACGAGGAGCACGATTAGTACTTGATTTAAAACGTGCATTCCCCAAGCCGTGGAAACCACCTTTTGCAACCAATATTCTTTGACCATGTTGAGTTAAATCACCTAGTCCCTCTTGGGTGTCAACATCCATGATTCGTGTACCAACCGGTACCATAACAAATAAATCGTCGGCTTTTTTACCTGTACAGTT harbors:
- the folA gene encoding type 3 dihydrofolate reductase; this encodes MIISMIAAMANNRVIGLDNKMPWHLPADLQHFKKVTTGKPVIMGRKTFESIGRPLPGRRNIIITRNNEYSAPGIETVTTPEAALKLVSDVEEVMIIGGGNIYQQFLEKADRLYLTFIDLDVKGDTQFPDYNKRANWHIEEEVKNLPDEKNKSSYKFVTLYKKR
- the cgtA gene encoding Obg family GTPase CgtA, translating into MKFVDEVEIRAEAGDGGSGIVSFRREKYVPDGGPDGGDGGDGGSVYLQADENLNTLIDYQFERFHRAERGTNGRSRNCTGKKADDLFVMVPVGTRIMDVDTQEGLGDLTQHGQRILVAKGGFHGLGNARFKSSTNRAPRQKTLGTPGEVRNLKLELLLLADVGLLGLPNAGKSTFIRSVSAARPKVADYPFTTLIPNLGVVRPEANKSFVIADIPGLIEGASDGAGLGIRFLKHLERCRVLLHIIDVMPVDGSNPVDNAFAIINELHQYSPKLAEKPRWLVFNKIDLLPEDEAQALCTAIAEELGETENIYNISAINKLHTQPLIHDIMTLLDSMPKEKFVQVEDEEVEFKWDTYHEKATKGKGNDDDWDDWDEDDYDVEVVYER